Proteins encoded in a region of the Manis javanica isolate MJ-LG chromosome 15, MJ_LKY, whole genome shotgun sequence genome:
- the PRICKLE1 gene encoding prickle-like protein 1, protein MPLEMEPKMSKLAFGYQRSSTSDDDSGCALEEYAWVPPGLRPEQIQLYFACLPEEKVPYVNSLGEKHRIKQLLYQLPPHDNEVRYCQSLSEEEKKELQVFSAQRKKEALGRGTIKLLSRAAMRTVCEQCGLKINGGEIAVFASRAGPGVCWHPSCFVCFTCSELLVDLIYFYQDGKIHCGRHHAELLKPRCSACDEIIFADECTEAEGRHWHMNHFCCLECEAVLGGQRYIMKDSRPFCCGCFESLYAEYCEACGQHIGVDHAQMTYDGQHWHATEACFSCAQCKASLLGCPFLPKQGQIYCSKTCSLGEDVHASDSSDSAFQSARSRDSRRSVRMGKSSRSADQCRQSLLLSPALNYKFPGLSGNADDTLSRKLDDLSLSRQGAGFVNEEFWKGRAEHGTPEDPEEWAEHEDYMTQLLLKFGDKSLFQQQPSDMDIRASEHWISDNMVKNKAELKEHNQSLASKKYQSGMYWAQSQDGLGDSAYGSHPGPASSRRLQELDLDHGASGYSPDQTQWYAGSLECLSDLKAEQSVRDSVDSLALSNITGASVDGESKPRPSLYSLQDFEEMEAEDCEKMSNMGTLNSSMLHRSAESLKSLGSELCPEKTVPAEKPAHLPALRRSRSQSRPQQVKFSDDVIDYGGCSLEVRQPPMSERTRRRAHHLEERGPRSPRHRHRRSRKSRSDNALDLAAERRGAPGDRGRFYLPDSYETFIRSRGAREAAAYGRGAGLCGQYAQASSDCALRSPGRRFLGLGGDDDPWDSSSSSSSESEEEGYFLGQPIPPPRPQRHAYCPDGLSGPAPVLPAPQFGQRTTRSKKKKGHKGKNCIIS, encoded by the exons ATCCAGCTCTATTTTGCTTGTTTACCAGAGGAGAAGGTTCCTTACGTTAACAGCCTTGGAGAGAAACATCGAATTAAACAGCTTCTGTACCAGTTGCCACCACATGATAATGAG GTGCGGTACTGCCAGTCCTTGagtgaagaggagaaaaaagaattgcAAGTGTTTAGTGCTCAGCGGAAGAAAGAAGCACTTGGAAGAGGGACCATTAAGCTTCTGTCCAGAGCAGCAATGCGCACTGTGTGCGAGCAG TGTGGGCTGAAGATAAATGGAGGTGAAATTGCAGTGTTCGCCTCCCGCGCGGGCCCCGGCGTGTGCTGGCACCCTTCCTGTTTTGTCTGCTTCACGTGTAGCGAGCTGCTCGTCGACCTCATCTATTTTTATCAGGATGGAAAAATCCACTGCGGCAGGCACCATGCCGAGCTGCTCAAACCACGGTGCTCAGCATGTGATGAG ataatttttgcCGATGAGTGCACAGAAGCTGAGGGTCGCCACTGGCACATGAACCACTTCTGCTGCCTGGAGTGCGAGGCGGTCCTAGGAGGGCAGAGGTACATCATGAAGGACAGCCGCCCGTTCTGCTGCGGCTGCTTCGAGTCCCTGTACGCCGAGTACTGTGAGGCCTGCGGGCAGCACATCG GTGTGGACCATGCACAGATGACCTACGATGGGCAGCACTGGCACGCTACAGAGGCCTGCTTTTCTTGTGCCCAGTGTAAAGCCTCTTTGCTGGGATGTCCCTTCCTTCCCAAACAAGGTCAGATTTACTGCTCAAAAACATGCAGTCTCGGCGAAGATGTCCATGCCTCTGATTCTTCTGACTCGGCATTTCAGTCAGCGCGGTCAAGAGACTCCAGAAGAAGTGTCCGGATGGGCAAAAGCAGTCGGTCAGCGGATCAGTGTAGACAGTCCCTCCTCTTGTCCCCTGCTCTGAACTACAAGTTTCCAGGCCTTTCTGGCAATGCTGACGATACCCTTTCTCGGAAATTGGATGATTTGAGTCTCTCCAGGCAGGGAGCAGGTTTTGTCAATGAAGAATTTTGGAAAGGTAGGGCAGAGCACGGAACTCCAGAAGACCCTGAAGAATGGGCCGAGCATGAAGATTATATGACGCAGCTCCTCCTCAAGTTTGGCGATAAAAGCCTCTTCCAGCAGCAGCCCAGTGACATGGACATTCGAGCCAGTGAGCACTGGATATCTGACAACATGGTTAAAAATAAGGCCGAGTTAAAGGAACATAACCAGAGCCTTGCAAGTAAAAAATACCAGTCTGGTATGTACTGGGCACAGTCTCAAGATGGGCTGGGTGACTCTGCCTACGGCAGCCACCCCGGCCCCGCCAGCAGCCGGAGGCTGCAGGAGCTGGACCTGGACCACGGGGCTTCGGGATACAGCCCTGACCAGACCCAGTGGTACGCAGGCTCCCTGGAGTGTCTGTCAGACTTGAAGGCAGAGCAGAGCGTTCGGGATTCTGTGGATTCTCTGGCTTTGTCTAACATCACAG GGGCTTCGGTGGATGGAGAGAGCAAGCCGAGGCCGTCGCTGTATTCTCTGCAGGACTTcgaggaaatggaggcagaagATTGTGAGAAAATGAGCAACATGGGGACTCTGAACTCCTCCATGCTGCACAGGAGCGCCGAGTCCTTGAAGAGCCTGGGTTCCGAGCTGTGCCCCGAGAAGACGGTGCCTGCCGAGAAGCCGGCGCACCTGCCGGCGCTCAGGAGGTCCCGGTCGCAGTCCAGGCCCCAGCAGGTCAAGTTCTCCGACGACGTCATCGACTACGGAGGCTGCAGCCTCGAAGTCCGGCAGCCCCCGATGAGCGAGCGGACGCGGCGGCGCGCCCACCACCTCGAGGAGCGGGGACCCCGGTCGCCCCGCCACCGCCACCGCAGGAGCAGGAAGTCCCGCTCCGACAACGCCCTGGACCTGGCCGCGGAGAGGAGGGGCGCCCCCGGGGACAGGGGGCGCTTCTACCTGCCCGACAGCTACGAGACGTTCATACGGAGCAGGGGCGCCCGGGAGGCCGCCGCCTACGGCCGGGGCGCGGGCCTCTGCGGGCAGTACGCCCAGGCCTCGTCCGACTGCGCGCTGCGGAGCCCGGGGCGGCGCTTCCTGGGCCTGGGCGGCGACGACGACCCCTGGGACtcgtcctcctcgtcctcctccgaGTCGGAGGAGGAGGGCTACTTCCTCGGCCAGCCGATCCCCCCGCCGCGGCCGCAGAGGCACGCCTACTGCCCGGACGGCCTCTCCGGCCCGGCTCCTGTGCTCCCCGCGCCCCAGTTCGGTCAGAGGACAACCAGATCCAAGAAGAAAAAGGGGCACAAGGGCAAAAACTGTATCATTTCCTAA